A single region of the Salvia splendens isolate huo1 chromosome 18, SspV2, whole genome shotgun sequence genome encodes:
- the LOC121777066 gene encoding uncharacterized protein LOC121777066 translates to MSICFDVGRFLKVTWELVTDERVDTFKFADDMSKAYLLSLCDDSNNKQWLDGSCKECPVTVSKVEDVVVVAATVVEGKEIVVMVVVRVGIARVVKETRIVIIAVADEKTARNGTIHWLYYVPIPTIRMKLLQIIANRVFDGGGMDGPFICVIYMGIFCYMLLHTPNVACISSQSCNDATWHRLVLRRNSQTRSALDVHCSLRTRNFMGGVLVATNWKMHWESYGESMAVEGEPIMPVKDALVIYEKEFGNSRNFLLQFGVDARAGERLYHGKVNGIEYVQYIVAFSYYITCSQAKELTAILSVIRNLNRFSVRFPKPMVKMKL, encoded by the coding sequence ATGTCAATTTGTTTTGATGTCGGGAGGTTTTTGAAGGTGACATGGGAACTCGTTACAGATGAAAGGGTGGATACTTTCAAGTTTGCGGATGACATGAGCAAGGCTTATCTCTTGAGTTTATGCGATGATAGCAACAACAAACAGTGGCTGGATGGAAGCTGCAAAGAATGCCCTGTGACTGTCTCTAAGGTTGAGGATGTTGTTGTTGTGGCTGCAACAGTTGTAGAGGGAAAGGAGATTGTTGTTATGGTTGTTGTTCGGGTTGGAATAGCGAGGGTTGTTAAGGAGACTCGAATAGTGATTATTGCCGTGGCGGATGAGAAAACTGCTCGAAATGGTACCATACATTGGTTGTATTATGTTCCTATACCTACTATAAGGATGAAACTTTTGCAAATTATAGCTAATAGGGTCTTCGACGGTGGTGGCATGGATGGACCATTCATATGTGTGATTTACATGGGGATCTTTTGTTATATGCTACTCCACACTCCAAATGTAGCTTGTATAAGTTCGCAATCGTGCAACGATGCAACATGGCATCGGCTGGTGCTTCGGAGGAATTCACAGACAAGATCAGCACTCGATGTTCATtgttccttgaggacaaggaattTTATGGGGGGAGTATTGGTAGCAACTAACTGGAAGATGCATTGGGAATCTTATGGGGAGAGTATGGCTGTGGAGGGGGAGCCGATTATGCCTGTGAAGGATGCTCTTGTAATTTATGAAAAGGAGTTTGGCAATTCTAGGAATTTTTTATTGCAATTTGGTGTTGATGCAAGGGCTGGGGAGAGGCTATATCATGGCAAGGTGAATGGAATTGAATATGTGCAGTACATTGTTGCATTTTCATATTACATAACTTGTTCACAAGCAAAGGAGCTGACTGCCATTTTGAGTGTGATAAGGAATTTGAACCGGTTTTCAGTTAGATTTCCTAAGCCAATGGTGAAGATGAAGTTATAA